Proteins encoded in a region of the Larimichthys crocea isolate SSNF chromosome XVI, L_crocea_2.0, whole genome shotgun sequence genome:
- the sbk1 gene encoding serine/threonine-protein kinase SBK1 has protein sequence MQDHGGERQVASSLPHSVKASLSLSPSGPGRVGSGGGSPTSKMGYCGGVPVEDMQALAITSLSAADVAKQYEHIRELGKGTYGKVDLVAHRTQGTKMALKFVTKNKTKLKSFLREYSLTGSLSCSPFIIKVLDVLFETEDSYVFGQEYAPAGDLFDIIPPQVGLPEEMVKRCMQQLGLALDFMHSKNLVHRDVKPENVLLFDRECRRIKLADFGMTRRVGCRVKRVSGTIPYTAPEVCRASRAEGFLVTTSLDVWAFGVLVFCMLTGNFPWEAALPADAFYEEFRRWQKAGCPVGTYPSQWRRFTDDALRMFQRLLAAEPEKRCGVKDVFCFVKYELVSELRRRASCRAKRGERSSSGVCTGSCTSSSSSTSTRSSHRHPEPSTPPGTSCLRPAPLKRSVLSDPLSPREESGQHQSPGRDKNKSQMVMATAIEICV, from the exons TCTGCCCCACAGCGTCAAGGCGagcctgtctctttctccatctggGCCAGGACGGGTGGGCAGCGGCGGGGGCTCGCCTACATCCAAGATGGGCTACTGTGGAGGGGTGCCTGTGGAGGACATGCAGGCCCTGGCCATCACCTCTCTGTCGGCAGCAGATGTAGCCAAACAATATGAGCACATACGGGAGCTGGGGAAGGGCACATACGGCAAGGTGGACCTGGTGGCACACCGGACACAGG GCACCAAAATGGCGCTGAAGTTCGTTACCAAGAACAAGACAAAGCTCAAGAGTTTCCTGCGGGAGTACAGTCTAACGGGCTCACTTAGCTGCAGCCCTTTTATTATCAAAGTCCTGGACGTGCTTTTTGAGACAGAAGACAGCTATGTGTTTGGACAAGAATATGCACCCGCCGGGGACCTTTTCGACATCATCCCCCCACAG GTGGGTCTACCAGAGGAAATGGTCAAACGCTGCATGCAACAACTGGGCCTGGCCCTGGACTTTATGCACAGTAAAAACCTGGTGCATCGGGATGTGAAACCTGAGAATGTTCTCCTGTTTGACCGTGAGTGCCGGCGCATCAAGCTGGCCGATTTTGGTATGACCCGACGCGTGGGGTGCCGCGTGAAACGGGTGAGTGGTACCATCCCCTATACGGCGCCAGAGGTGTGCCGTGCAAGCCGTGCCGAGGGTTTCCTTGTGACCACCAGTCTGGATGTGTGGGCGTTCGGTGTGTTGGTCTTCTGTATGCTGACAGGCAATTTCCCCTGGGAGGCAGCGCTGCCCGCCGACGCCTTCTATGAGGAGTTTCGACGCTGGCAGAAAGCAGGGTGCCCTGTGGGAACATACCCGTCTCAATGGCGGCGCTTCACTGATGATGCCTTGCGTATGTTTCAGAGGCTGCTCGCTGCTGAGCCGGAAAAACGCTGTGGAGTCAAGGACGTCTTCTGCTTTGTCAAGTACGAGCTGGTGAGCGAGCTCAGGCGCAGAGCATCTTGCAGAGCCaagagaggtgagaggtcaaGCTCGGGAGTGTGTACCGGCAGTTGTacgtcctcctcatcctccacttCAACTCGTTCCTCCCACAGACACCCTGAACCCTCCACTCCTCCAGGAACATCCTGCCTCCGTCCGGCACCACTCAAACGTAGTGTTCTCTCCGACCCATTGTCTCCCAGAGAGGAGTCTGGACAGCACCAATCTCCAGGCCGAGACAAGAACAAAAGCCAGATGGTGATGGCAACTGCCATCGAAATCTGTGTGTGA